A single region of the Pseudomonas mandelii genome encodes:
- a CDS encoding purine-nucleoside phosphorylase: MNAMTRMSLACAALLSSTAWASEAPIQPKVMLITMFAPEAQNWIDRLELKQEVRVPGLSAEYPTIRCNTQQVCLMVTGMGQTNAAASTLALALSPKFDLRKSYFLIAGIAGISPKHGTIGTAAWAHYLVEFGTQWELDSRDAPKDWPTGYIGINTQGPNQKPPLDYKTEVFELNPKLQAKAFALTHNVKLSESKESAAWRLKYPSAPANQPPTVTKCDTLAGNTWFSGTRLSERAEVWTKLLTDDKGEYCTTQQEDNSTYEALLRASREGLVDVQRLAVVRAGSDFDRPAPGQSEVDNLLKYADQGGFVPALENLYRTGNPLVLEILNNWSAWENGVPEA; encoded by the coding sequence ATGAATGCAATGACGCGTATGTCCCTGGCCTGTGCCGCCCTGCTCTCTTCCACTGCCTGGGCAAGCGAAGCACCGATCCAGCCGAAAGTGATGCTGATCACCATGTTCGCCCCCGAGGCGCAAAACTGGATCGATCGTCTGGAGCTCAAGCAGGAAGTTCGAGTGCCGGGCCTGTCCGCCGAGTACCCGACCATTCGCTGCAACACGCAGCAGGTGTGCCTGATGGTCACAGGCATGGGCCAGACCAACGCCGCAGCTTCGACACTGGCCCTGGCACTGTCGCCGAAATTCGACCTGCGTAAAAGCTACTTCCTGATCGCCGGCATTGCCGGCATCAGCCCGAAACACGGGACCATTGGCACCGCCGCGTGGGCCCATTACCTGGTGGAGTTCGGCACCCAGTGGGAACTGGATTCGCGAGACGCGCCGAAAGACTGGCCAACCGGATACATCGGCATCAACACCCAAGGCCCGAACCAAAAACCGCCGCTGGACTACAAGACCGAAGTGTTCGAGCTCAATCCGAAGTTGCAGGCCAAGGCATTCGCCCTGACGCACAACGTCAAGTTGAGCGAGAGCAAGGAATCGGCGGCATGGCGCCTGAAATACCCGTCGGCCCCAGCCAATCAGCCACCGACGGTGACGAAGTGCGACACGCTGGCCGGTAATACTTGGTTTTCCGGGACGCGCTTGAGTGAACGTGCCGAGGTCTGGACCAAGCTGTTGACCGACGACAAAGGCGAATACTGCACGACGCAACAGGAAGATAACTCCACCTACGAAGCGCTGCTGCGGGCCAGTCGCGAGGGTCTGGTGGATGTGCAACGCCTGGCGGTGGTGCGCGCGGGCTCCGACTTTGATCGACCGGCCCCGGGCCAGAGCGAGGTGGACAACCTGCTCAAGTATGCGGATCAGGGCGGGTTTGTGCCGGCACTGGAGAACCTGTACCGGACGGGGAATCCGTTGGTGCTGGAGATCTTGAACAATTGGTCGGCGTGGGAGAATGGTGTTCCCGAGGCTTGA